DNA sequence from the Malus domestica chromosome 11, GDT2T_hap1 genome:
TCCCTATATATTAAGAACTTTGAGAACTCTTACTTTGGGCCATTAAACGCCTTTTGTCCCTCTATTTAGACTCTAGAGACTAGACTTCCTTCAGTATCCTATTAAAAATGCTCTAATGACCACTGTTATAAAAATccctgcctaggcgctaggcgcctGGCTACcatcccgattaatgcctaggcatttgaaaattaagaaaggggcgcctagaccgcctaggcaccTGCCTAGCTTGCCCAGACCCGCTCAGGTCGCGACTCAGTTAAAACacaaaatagataactttcattttgcatttttttttaataaattgtaagagacttgttacatacttaaatgaacacatatTATATCCTTATTCCCCATGTTTTtgttatgttccaatacttcataatatattatatcattctattttatagtttatgaataaattatatatatttaaagtaTATTCAGatacttatttacatgaaatataatagattaaCTTAAATTCATCAAATGGCATAGGTCCTGGCCCGGCCCGTTGCTCGATTGgcacttttagaaccttgctaaTGACACTTGCCTGCTGAATCGTTTGTCCAGCACATCAAAAATCTCTCGAGCCATAGATCGCAATGCTGCTGAGGCGCACGTTGTGGCGCACGTCGTACACGACGCACACGGATCAAACACAGCAAAGGGTTTGACGTCGGACGTTTTGGATCTCGTATTGATCCAACAATTCATCCACTTGGATCAGATCAGAATTGTGCTTGTCGGTGAGAGCACGCATTCGCACAACCTcctctttccaaaaataaaaaataaaaaagtacagTAATGGGACTTAAGACTAGCGATTGAGATGTTCCGGACTTTTCCAAGAAGTCTGAGTTGGCTCGACTGAGGAAACCAAAATCCCGACATGCTTATTCTGGTcagttttctgttttgtttgcTGGTGGTTGTGTTTTTCCATGTTCGGATTCTAGAGAGAGTGTGCGTGCGTGATCATTCTGTTAAGTTAGTTATTTCAGTTAATCCGAAAGCAATCCTCATTCCTCAGGTTGATTAAGGTTGTTTTCATTTCATTTGCGCTTGTACTActgattttgtttgtttgtttgtttcattaCAGCAGTTAGAATATAGGTCATTGAAATAAATCCCTAGTTGTTTTCATTTCACTTGCGCTTCTACACTGTGCTGCTGCcctgtgtgtgttgtgtgttgtGCCACTACCTTGTGATACACAAGGTGGCCCGAATCGAAGTACATATGAGCGAGAATGTTGAGTATATATGGAAAGTCAGATCAACAAGAGCAGTAGTAGTGCTACATATGACATGGAAGAGACTAATCTAATAGTTTTGGTATGGGGGACTGAGAAatctgtgagagagagagagagagagagagagaaaagggagggggtggggggtggTGAGGAGGAAATACTAATCTAATAGTTTAATGTCAGAAATTTAGAATTCAGTGTCGGAGGAAGTATTTGTACAAAACTAGCAAATAGAGCTTGGTTTCTGAGAAAATCTTCCATTATATAACACCTATGCTAACTTGGTTCAAACTTCATTGTTATAAGGCTTCCAGTCCCGCCTGATCTGCGGTAGCAACTTCTTCGTAATCAAGTCGGGTCTGTCTtcatagaaataaaaaaaggtcgtacccagtgcacaaggctcccgctttacgtagGATttaggagaggtgaatgtcggctagccttacccccatttatggagaggctgctcccaagtctcgaacccgagacctaccgctcatagAAATATAAACTAAAAACCAGCTAGGTTTTATTTCTTAGGCACTGCAACAATTACCAACATTTcagaaagaaaaatttaatcatctttattttgaacATCCATCATCCGTCATCCGTCATCAAATTTGACTCTGTCATTTTTAAAGCTACTGCCCACTTCTACTAGGGCATTatcatggtaaaaaaaaaaaaaaaaacatgcacatgtaaaccaaattaaaccaaaGTTTGTGTTTAATTAACACAATGTGTTAAAAATTATTGCGTATGAAATCTTTAACAAGAAAATACTCCTTATTACTTGCTTATATAGGTTATATGGTGTGCAAACAACAGAAGCACTCAAAAGCATCTGTAATCTTGGAGCCTGTGACATTGCGTGTAATATAGAAAAACATTTGAGAGCTTTCACACGTTGACTCTCCAGGAAAAATAAAATCCTGATTCCACCACTGGAGCCTGCAGTAGTTATTTCAGTTGATCTGAAATTAACCCCCAGCTTAAGGTTTTCATTTCACTGCACTGCAACTACTGAGTTTGTTTCTATCAGTACACTTACTTATAAGCTTGATCCTTTGTGCATTCTTTACCAAATAAAATATGATCAGAGGAATTGGTGGATTGTGATTTAAGGGTTTCATATTTCCTTTATAAGCTAATTGTTTAAAGATTGAAACTTGAAATGTCGAAAACTGTTGTCGAATGGAGGTACATCTGTCACGACTTGGCTAAAAGTGTCTAGCTACATATTCCTATGCAGGTCTTCTAGTTTTCTGAATCATCGTAATGGCCTCGAATGAGAGTAGATCCTTGGTTTCAGGACTAATAGATCCTTTATCTCAAACAAATAAAAGGAATGCTCCAAAGGGTAGAAGAATTCGCCGTTGTAGAAGTGCTCCTCTTTCAGAGTATATAAGGTTAGAGGCAGGCTTTGCCTCAGGTCCACGTACTGAATCCTTCTGTGGAAATATACACCCAAACTTTCTCTTTGTAGCTGCATTCTTGACTGTCTACTTAGGCATAGGAACTTTATGTTTCTACCTCGTCAGGCACCAGCTCAAGGGAGAGAAGACAAATGGACTTCTTGATGCTGTTTATTTCTGTATTGTGACAATGACCACTGTCGGATATGGAGACCTTGTACCAAACAGTGTTCTTTCAAAACTACTGGCTTGTGCTTTCGTCTTTTCAGGAATGGCTCTCGTTGGGATGATCTTGAGCAAAGCAGCTGACTATTTGGTAGAGAAGCAGGAATTATTGCTTGTTAAAGCCTTACATATGAGTAAAAAAGTTGGGCATTTTGAAATTCTTAAAGATATTGAGACTAACAGTCTGAGGTACAAATGTATTGTGATCTTTATCCTTCTTTTGCTGCTCATAATTGGTGGCACAATCTTCCTAGCTATTGTTGAGAAATTGAGCCTTGTGGATGCATTCTATTGCGTTTGTTGTACCTGTTAGATGAAGTctgttgaaaagattatgagaaGATTATTCTAATGGCTTATTCTAATGGGAGCCATTTTCTTCTGTCGAAGATGCT
Encoded proteins:
- the LOC103422958 gene encoding two-pore potassium channel 1-like is translated as MASNESRSLVSGLIDPLSQTNKRNAPKGRRIRRCRSAPLSEYIRLEAGFASGPRTESFCGNIHPNFLFVAAFLTVYLGIGTLCFYLVRHQLKGEKTNGLLDAVYFCIVTMTTVGYGDLVPNSVLSKLLACAFVFSGMALVGMILSKAADYLVEKQELLLVKALHMSKKVGHFEILKDIETNSLRYKCIVIFILLLLLIIGGTIFLAIVEKLSLVDAFYCVCCTITTLGYGDKSFSTQAGRVFAVFWILTGTICLAQFFLYIAELNAQSRQRALVKLILTRRMANVDLEAADLDDDGSVGAAEFVIYKLKEMGKISQEDIRLVMEEFEDLDVDQSGTLSTSDIMLSQ